A portion of the Lolium rigidum isolate FL_2022 chromosome 1, APGP_CSIRO_Lrig_0.1, whole genome shotgun sequence genome contains these proteins:
- the LOC124706184 gene encoding beta-1,3-galactosyltransferase pvg3-like: protein MTNNAKHAMRTKHAGYPMLSTSSKGLILLPLLFLAFICIFVYPKELELQAFLSSCSTPPSGTNTATASAVYTRKPDFRLLIGILTVPDLYERRHLLRMVYGVQLPSLTAQIDVRFVFCRLQTDDQRVFVPLEILMHGDIIVLDGCKENMDGGKTHAFFSAVASLYADAPYDYVMKADDDVFFRLPELAASLGAMPRQDTYYGALIPCASMDTRNRRGYMSGMGYALSWDLVEWIATARNVTRGRTVGFEDRRTGECLSLGGKGKNRFNAKPAMYDHPLSVPVTKCNHELVPETIALHRLKDNPRWAEALRYFNFTAGLKSSKFYKIHS from the coding sequence ATGACCAACAACGCGAAGCACGCGATGAGGACGAAGCACGCGGGCTACCCCATGCTGTCCACCTCCAGCAAAGGTCTCATCCTGCTCCCCCTCCTCTTCCTTGCCTTCATTTGCATCTTCGTCTACCCCAAGGAGTTGGAGCTGCAGGCGTTCCTTAGCTCCTGCAGCACGCCACCATCTGGCACGAACACCGCGACGGCCAGCGCGGTGTACACCCGCAAGCCGGACTTCCGGCTCCTCATCGGCATCCTGACCGTCCCCGACTTGTACGAGCGGCGCCACCTCCTCCGCATGGTCTACGGCGTGCAGCTCCCATCCCTCACCGCGCAGATCGACGTCCGCTTCGTCTTCTGCCGCCTCCAGACGGACGACCAGCGGGTGTTCGTCCCGCTCGAGATCCTCATGCACGGCGACATCATCGTGCTCGACGGCTGCAAGGAGAACATGGACGGCGGCAAGACGCACGCATTCTTCTCCGCCGTGGCCTCCCTCTACGCCGACGCGCCCTACGACTACGTGATGAAGGCGGACGACGACGTCTTCTTCCGgctgccggagctagcggcgtcgCTGGGGGCCATGCCGAGGCAGGATACCTACTACGGCGCCCTCATACCCTGCGCCAGCATGGACACGAGGAACAGGAGGGGGTACATGTCCGGCATGGGATACGCGCTGTCGTGGGACCTGGTGGAGTGGATCGCGACGGCGAGGAACGTGACGAGGGGACGCACCGTCGGATTCGAGGACAGGAGGACCGGCGAGTGCCTGAGTCTGGGCGGGAAGGGGAAGAACAGGTTCAACGCCAAGCCCGCCATGTATGATCACCCCCTCTCGGTGCCGGTCACCAAGTGCAACCACGAGCTCGTGCCGGAAACCATCGCCCTGCACCGCCTCAAGGACAATCCACGCTGGGCGGAAGCGCTCAGGTACTTCAATTTCACCGCTGGACTCAAGTCCTCCAAGTTCTACAAGATCCACTCCTAG
- the LOC124706196 gene encoding uncharacterized protein LOC124706196, which translates to MASSRTSASCSPDNLLDEPTRARAAHTSADGSGDDVSAVSERVTSRLRARKTLRDICKRYSIPDDFAPLLAGDLSSCSPPPPGSVCVYVDALDAGLRLPLHPFLGTVLSHFGLAPGQLAPNGWRALAGFVVLSHFAGVAPSLAVFRHFFSLCQFPPHRLYTIRGKDAAGLLFARTGANKYPGWKEEFFFLSSTAPWPCPVEWGEPCRSATFDLTLTIPEKAVAEHLLRARGSSPIDLTTYLHDSNMAAAKIIIQTPAPAPQGMGKPAVNVATKAALHSRRQAGKVALKKKKKPDCKVSPCLGKKRKPVEDHEESSAEETACPRKPPMSKDDGKQRGRDGHWIAARRMLQGVVTPLRQRELAACRPADVVTSSYVSLLQTANEVAFSLGYALELEDKLRAREHEADALRLELRRAKAELAQSKVPALRAELHTAKVELAQTKADALVAREEADALRAQLGRAKAELANANALRAELRGAKAELAQTNADAERAKTAASRALVGRDLMGYERGLADMKRAVLHRYPLLDPASLVVRLHGPR; encoded by the exons ATGGCATCCTCCCGGACCTCAGCATCCTGCTCACCGGACAACCTCCTCGACGAACCCACCCGCGCCCGAGCTGCCCACACCAGCGCCGACGGGAGCGGCGACGACGTCTCGGCCGTGTCCGAGCGGGTCACCTCGCGGCTGCGCGCCCGAAAAACTCTGAGAGACATCTGCAAGAGGTACTCGATCCCCGACGACTTCGCCCCGCTCCTCGCCGGCGACCTCTCCTCGTGCTCTCCCCCGCCGCCAGGATCCGTCTGCGTGTACGTCGACGCGCTGGACGCCGGGTTGCGCCTCCCCCTCCACCCCTTCTTGGGCACGGTGCTCAGCCACTTCGGGCTCGCCCCGGGCCAGCTCGCGCCCAACGGGTGGCGAGCCCTGGCCGGATTCGTCGTCCTCTCCCACTTCGCCGGCGTGGCGCCGTCGCTGGCCGTGTTCCGGCACTTCTTCTCGCTCTGCCAGTTCCCGCCGCACCGGCTCTACACCATCCGCGGCAAGGACGCCGCCGGGCTGCTCTTCGCCCGGACGGGGGCGAACAAGTACCCGGGGTGGAAGGAGGAGTTCTTCTTCCTGTCCTCAACGGCGCCGTGGCCGTGCCCGGTAGAGTGGGGGGAGCCTTGCAGATCCGCCACCTTCGATCTCACGCTCACCATCCCGGAGAAGGCCGTTGCTGAGCACCTGCTGCGTGCTCGAGGAAGCTCGCCGATTGATCTCACCACGTACCTCCACGACTCCAACATGGCTGCAGCCAAGATCATCATCCAAACACCAGCACCAGCCCCTCAAG GGATGGGCAAACCTGCAGTCAATGTCGCCACCAAGGCCGCACTGCACTCGCGCCGGCAGGCCGGGAAGGTGgccttgaagaagaagaagaagcctgaCTGCAAGGTTTCGCCATGTCttgggaagaagaggaagcccgtGGAGGACCACGAGGAGAGCTCGGCGGAGGAGACCGCCTGCCCCCGGAAGCCGCCGATGAGCAAAGATGATGGGAAACAGCGAGGCCGCGACGGGCACTGGATCGCGGCGAGGCGGATGCTGCAGGGCGTCGTGACGCCGCTGAGGCAGCGCGAGCTCGCCGCGTGCAGGCCGGCCGACGTCGTCACCTCGAGCTACGTGTCATTGCTCCAG ACGGCGAACGAGGTGGCGTTCTCGCTGGGCTACGCTCTGGAGCTGGAGGACAAGCTGAGGGCGCGCGAGCACGAGGCCGACGCGCTGCGGTTGGAGCTGCGCAGGGCGAAGGCCGAGCTCGCCCAGAGCAAGGTGCCAGCGCTGCGAGCGGAGCTGCACACGGCGAAGGTCGAGCTCGCCCAGACCAAGGCGGATGCGCTGGTGGCGCGTGAGGAGGCGGACGCACTGCGCGCGCAGCTGGGCAGGGCGAAGGCCGAGCTCGCCAACGCGAACGCGCTGCGGGCGGAGCTGCGCGGGGCGAAGGCCGAGCTCGCCCAGACGAACGCGGACGCGGAGAGGGCCAAGACGGCGGCGTCGCGCGCGCTGGTGGGGCGCGACCTGATGGGGTACGAGCGCGGCTTGGCGGACATGAAGCGCGCCGTGCTACACCGCTACCCGCTGCTTGATCCGGCGAGCCTGGTCGTGCGGCTCCACGGCCCCCGTTAG